CGCACATGCTGCGCGAGCGTCCGTCCTGATACTTGATTTCCGTTTCCAGGCTCAGGGCGCAGGCGTCGGTGTAGAGCGCCTGGACCAGCGCGCCGTAGCGCTCGGAAATGACCCCCCGCCGGACCTTGCGCGTGCGCGTCAGCTCGCCGTCGTCCGCGTCCAGCTCCTTGAAGAGCAGGGCGAAGCGGCGGATGCGCATTTCACGGGGCAGCGTCCGGTTGATGGCCTCCACCTCGCCGCGCAGCAAGCCGTAGACGCTCTCCTTGGCCGCGAGATCCTGGTAGGTGGTGTAGGTGATCATTTTGGACTCGGCCCAGCGGCCCACGATGTCCATGTCGATGCAGAGGATCGCCGCGGTGTGTGGGCGGTCCTGGCCGAGAACCACGGCCTCGCGCACGTAGGGCGAGAATTTGAGCTTGTTTTCAAGGAATTGCGGGGAGAAGCGCGTGCCGTCCTCGAGCCGCATCACGTCCTTGAGCCGGTCGATGACCACGAGGCGGCCCAGCTCGTCGAAGTGCCCGGCGTCGCCGGAGCGCAGCCAGCCGTCCTCGACGGTCTCGGCGGTGGCGGCCTCGTTCTTGTAGTAGCCGAGGAAGACCGCCGGGCTTTTGGAAAGGATCTCCCCTTCCTCGCTGATGCGCAGCTCGGTTTCGTGGATGGGCCTGCCCACGGAATCGAAGTCCACCTCGCCGTCCCTGTGGATGCAGCTGATGCCCGCGATTTCGGTCTGGCCGTAAATCTGCTTCAGCCGCACGCCCAGCGCGTGGAAGAACTTGAAGGTATCCGGTCCCAGGGCCGCGCCGCCCGTGGTGGCCGAGCGCACGCGCGAAAAGCCGAGCCGGTCGCGCAGGGCGCGAAAGAGGCAGACGTCCGCCAGAAGCTTGCCGAGCCGCAGGCCGGGACCGGGCTTTTCGCCCCGGAAGAGGGCGTCTGCATAGCGGATGCCCACGGGCAGGAAGAGATTGTAGAGCGCGCGCTTGAGCCGCGTGGTTTCCATGATCCGGACCTGCACGGACGCGGCCATGTTTTCCCAGACGCGGGGCGGCGAAAAGATCAGGTGCGGTCCGATCTCGCGCATGTCGCCGCGTACGGTGTCCGGCTCTTCCGGAAAGTTCACGCAGAAGCCGAAAAGCAGGCTGGAGGCCACGGCCATCATCTGCTCGCCCATCCAGGCCAGGGGCAGGAAGGACACGAATTCGTCCGTGTGCCGCTTGGGGTCGGCCTTGCCCAGGTTCGCGGCCATGGCCAGCAGGTTCTTGTGGGAAAGCATGGCCAGCTTGGGGCGGCCCGTGGTGCCGGACGTGGTGGCGATGAGGCAGGCGTCGTCCGGGGAGAGGGCCTCGGTCCGCCGCCGGAAGCCCGCCAGCGGGTCGCTGTTTTCGCGGCCCAGGGCGCGCACCGCTTCGAAGGAGCGCAGTCCCGGCACTTCCTGCTCGTAGGCGGCCATGCCCTTGGGATCGTGGTAGATGATGTGTTCGAGACGGGGCAGGCCGGAGCGCATCTCCAGCACCTTGTCCACCTGCTCCTGGTCCTCGGCCACGACCAGGCGGGCCTCGGTGAGCTGGAAGACGTAGGCGACCTCCTCGGCGGCGGAGTCCTGGTACAGGCCCAGGGCCAGCCCGCCCAGGGACTGGATCGCCAGCTCGCCCCAGAGCCATTCGGGGCGGTTGTCGCCGATGAAGATGACGATGTCGCCCTTGCCGAAGCCCATGGCCGCAAGGCCCTCGGCGAATTCCGCGGCGATGAGGGCGTAGTCCGCCCAGGAGTAAGACTGCCAGACGCCCCACTGCTTTTCGCGCATGGCGTCGCGATGTGGACGCTCGCTCGCCTGTCCGAGCAGCAGGGCCGGAAGGGTGGTTTCGTAGTCGCGCATGCCTATCTCCCCGCGAAGGTGGCGTCCTGGGTGCCGAGGTAGGCGGCGATGACGCCCGCGTCCCGCTGCAC
This sequence is a window from Paucidesulfovibrio longus DSM 6739. Protein-coding genes within it:
- a CDS encoding AMP-binding protein codes for the protein MRDYETTLPALLLGQASERPHRDAMREKQWGVWQSYSWADYALIAAEFAEGLAAMGFGKGDIVIFIGDNRPEWLWGELAIQSLGGLALGLYQDSAAEEVAYVFQLTEARLVVAEDQEQVDKVLEMRSGLPRLEHIIYHDPKGMAAYEQEVPGLRSFEAVRALGRENSDPLAGFRRRTEALSPDDACLIATTSGTTGRPKLAMLSHKNLLAMAANLGKADPKRHTDEFVSFLPLAWMGEQMMAVASSLLFGFCVNFPEEPDTVRGDMREIGPHLIFSPPRVWENMAASVQVRIMETTRLKRALYNLFLPVGIRYADALFRGEKPGPGLRLGKLLADVCLFRALRDRLGFSRVRSATTGGAALGPDTFKFFHALGVRLKQIYGQTEIAGISCIHRDGEVDFDSVGRPIHETELRISEEGEILSKSPAVFLGYYKNEAATAETVEDGWLRSGDAGHFDELGRLVVIDRLKDVMRLEDGTRFSPQFLENKLKFSPYVREAVVLGQDRPHTAAILCIDMDIVGRWAESKMITYTTYQDLAAKESVYGLLRGEVEAINRTLPREMRIRRFALLFKELDADDGELTRTRKVRRGVISERYGALVQALYTDACALSLETEIKYQDGRSRSMCGEIRIEATTGESA